Proteins encoded by one window of Phycisphaerae bacterium:
- a CDS encoding UDP-N-acetylglucosamine--N-acetylmuramyl-(pentapeptide) pyrophosphoryl-undecaprenol N-acetylglucosamine transferase translates to MAKERGRIMGERCFFFAGGGTGGHIYPALAIAERIIALEPKAKIHFFCSSRDIDSQILSETSFEFTALPACGFSIRPSKLVSFCTSFLDSFKIAKRAFIENENTVVIGIGGFVSAPVCLAAHRLKIPVVLVNVDITPGRSNKAIARWADKIFVQFEDTKRCFGKNAAKVDVVGCPLRSGFDNPQPEKTIEQLGLEKGKKILLITGASSGSENINQAVSSLLGNLAGFAGDWQIVHLAGRANFKKVQERYVGAKTAAKVVDYFDDMPDLLSAADLVVGRSGAVSVAEYAAAGVPSICIPYPYHKDRHQYLNAGKLVDVGAAVIVDDVPQREDMTRRLWAELEELMKDGEKRKQMAERCKAVANKHAASQIAEKLLQTNVG, encoded by the coding sequence ATGGCAAAGGAGCGAGGAAGAATAATGGGAGAAAGATGTTTTTTCTTTGCCGGCGGGGGGACAGGGGGGCATATTTATCCCGCTCTTGCGATAGCGGAAAGAATAATCGCTCTCGAACCGAAAGCGAAGATACATTTTTTCTGCAGCAGCCGTGATATCGATTCGCAAATCCTTTCTGAAACCAGCTTCGAATTTACTGCCTTGCCGGCCTGCGGCTTTTCCATCAGGCCAAGTAAACTGGTCAGCTTTTGCACTTCGTTTCTGGATAGTTTCAAAATTGCCAAACGGGCATTTATTGAAAATGAAAATACTGTTGTAATCGGCATCGGCGGCTTTGTGTCGGCGCCGGTCTGTCTTGCCGCACATAGACTCAAAATTCCAGTTGTGCTTGTGAATGTCGATATCACGCCGGGAAGGTCGAATAAAGCAATAGCCCGCTGGGCAGATAAAATTTTCGTGCAGTTCGAAGATACTAAGCGATGCTTCGGCAAGAATGCGGCTAAGGTGGATGTTGTGGGTTGTCCGCTGCGAAGCGGCTTCGATAATCCGCAGCCGGAAAAGACAATAGAACAACTTGGTCTCGAAAAAGGCAAAAAGATTTTGCTTATAACCGGGGCATCGAGCGGCTCGGAGAATATTAACCAGGCCGTTAGTTCGCTTCTGGGGAATTTGGCAGGCTTCGCGGGCGATTGGCAAATCGTTCATTTGGCCGGACGCGCCAATTTCAAAAAGGTGCAGGAAAGATATGTCGGCGCGAAAACAGCGGCTAAGGTTGTGGATTATTTCGATGATATGCCGGACCTGTTGTCGGCTGCGGATTTGGTGGTCGGCAGAAGCGGGGCGGTCAGTGTGGCTGAATACGCAGCGGCCGGCGTGCCGAGTATTTGTATACCTTACCCGTATCATAAAGACAGGCACCAGTACTTGAACGCGGGCAAGCTCGTCGATGTCGGCGCCGCGGTTATAGTGGATGATGTGCCCCAGCGTGAAGATATGACCAGGCGGCTGTGGGCGGAGTTGGAAGAACTGATGAAAGACGGGGAAAAGCGAAAACAAATGGCGGAGCGCTGCAAGGCCGTCGCGAACAAACACGCCGCTTCCCAAATCGCAGAAAAACTGCTGCAAACAAATGTCGGCTAA
- a CDS encoding DUF4097 family beta strand repeat-containing protein, translated as MKNDNFKKVFLVLLSCFAVAAMGCGTDGCEPKAKYERIVTLSAPMSPDTTFETQTHNGYIDITGTDVTQCSLTATVTGWADTEENAKLLAEAVEIKLVPSGGKLTAKIEKPELTPYQRIGVSFDVTVPAETGADVTTHNGALIIKNLTGQIKGATHNGRVTAEKISGTTELKTHNGEIICKEVAGNTQLETHNGSITCEDASGDTYLRTHNGSAKAFYTATAPPVCNVSMVSHNGSVSLTAPLNLSAKVEASTHNGSINTDLPITVSGQVTKNKLTGTIGKGEGKLYLETYNGSINIK; from the coding sequence ATGAAAAACGATAATTTCAAAAAGGTGTTCTTGGTTCTCCTGTCGTGTTTTGCTGTCGCTGCTATGGGCTGCGGCACAGATGGTTGTGAGCCGAAGGCAAAATACGAAAGGATAGTTACCCTTTCTGCCCCTATGTCGCCAGACACCACCTTCGAAACTCAAACCCATAATGGCTATATCGACATCACCGGCACCGATGTTACCCAGTGCAGCCTCACGGCAACTGTTACCGGCTGGGCGGATACCGAAGAAAACGCTAAACTGCTCGCCGAGGCTGTGGAAATAAAACTCGTCCCTTCCGGCGGCAAGCTCACTGCTAAAATCGAAAAGCCCGAATTGACCCCCTACCAAAGAATCGGTGTCAGTTTCGATGTAACCGTCCCCGCCGAAACAGGCGCCGACGTCACTACACACAACGGGGCTTTGATAATTAAAAACTTAACCGGCCAAATCAAAGGTGCAACACACAACGGCAGGGTTACCGCGGAAAAAATATCCGGCACAACAGAACTTAAAACGCATAACGGAGAAATAATTTGCAAAGAAGTTGCTGGAAATACACAGCTCGAAACACATAACGGCTCGATAACTTGCGAAGACGCCTCGGGCGATACATACCTTCGCACTCACAACGGAAGCGCAAAGGCGTTTTACACTGCAACCGCCCCGCCGGTATGCAATGTGTCGATGGTCAGCCACAACGGCAGCGTCAGCCTGACCGCCCCGCTGAATTTGTCGGCTAAAGTCGAAGCTTCGACGCACAACGGCTCGATAAATACCGATTTGCCGATAACTGTAAGCGGACAAGTTACTAAGAATAAACTTACCGGAACAATAGGTAAAGGCGAAGGCAAGCTCTATCTCGAAACATACAACGGCTCGATAAATATAAAATAA
- a CDS encoding acyl-CoA thioester hydrolase/BAAT C-terminal domain-containing protein, with the protein MKPQIMFLLLAFCVVLGAMSPSPAIAEVAVQKKPVNENGIVGDFFFCKDAENQRPLILLGGAEGGKALSEQTDKINELIQRGYAVLVLAYFGMDALPPTLQSIPLEYFDNAIEWVRKQPMVDPNGVGIIAGSKGTEAALLLATTNHNIKAVVAIAPSSHVFWGIRGPGGKEQSTSSWSRGGKDIPFAPMVSGKETVIRAMRTGKFLPIYSQAIAGPQAAKGEIKIEQAKTPILFVSGKRDELWPSYKMAESMMQRLKEKGYAYYYEHLSYNTGHNVIQEAPESWEKIFSFLETYYPSSISKHTTAR; encoded by the coding sequence ATGAAACCTCAAATAATGTTTTTACTCTTGGCCTTCTGCGTCGTGCTCGGCGCCATGTCGCCGTCTCCCGCCATCGCAGAGGTAGCTGTTCAGAAAAAACCTGTAAATGAAAACGGCATAGTGGGAGACTTTTTCTTCTGTAAAGATGCCGAGAACCAGCGACCGCTGATTCTGCTCGGAGGCGCCGAGGGCGGAAAGGCCCTGAGTGAACAGACGGATAAAATCAACGAGCTCATCCAGCGAGGATACGCTGTCCTTGTCCTGGCATACTTCGGCATGGACGCCCTTCCGCCTACACTACAGAGTATCCCGCTGGAGTATTTTGACAATGCGATCGAGTGGGTGCGCAAACAGCCGATGGTGGACCCGAACGGCGTGGGAATAATAGCAGGTTCGAAGGGAACCGAGGCCGCCCTGCTGCTGGCGACAACGAATCATAATATCAAAGCTGTTGTGGCAATTGCACCGAGCTCGCATGTATTCTGGGGAATACGCGGTCCCGGCGGCAAGGAACAATCCACATCTTCATGGTCACGCGGCGGAAAAGATATTCCTTTTGCACCGATGGTAAGCGGCAAAGAAACGGTAATCAGGGCGATGCGAACAGGCAAGTTCCTGCCGATTTACAGCCAGGCCATAGCAGGCCCACAGGCAGCCAAAGGTGAGATTAAAATAGAGCAGGCAAAGACGCCGATTCTTTTTGTTTCCGGGAAAAGGGACGAACTTTGGCCTTCTTATAAGATGGCCGAGTCCATGATGCAAAGACTCAAAGAAAAGGGGTATGCATACTATTACGAGCACCTAAGCTACAACACCGGGCACAATGTCATTCAAGAGGCACCTGAAAGCTGGGAGAAAATATTCAGCTTTCTCGAAACCTATTACCCGAGTTCTATCTCGAAACACACAACGGCTCGATAA
- the gap gene encoding type I glyceraldehyde-3-phosphate dehydrogenase — MATKVAINGFGRIGRAVTRILMSRKTNLELVAINDLSDAKSLAHLFKYDTVEGKWQGTVEAKGTDLVINGKTIKVLAVKNPAELPWKSMGVDIVVESTGIFTKAESEKGGYGDHIKAGAKKVVLTVPAKDDIEATIVMGVNDNKLTKDIKCVSNASCTTNCLAPIAKVLNDTFGIENGVMTTIHAYTNDQKVADQIHKDLRRARAAAANIIPTSTGAAKAIGKVVPELDGKLDGFAIRVPIPVGSIVDLVVNVKKDVTVTAVNAAMKKAADGPMKGILVYCDEPIVSSDIVNNPASSIFDSLLTMVKGKTIKAISWYDNEWGYSNRTVDIMEKMAKM; from the coding sequence ATGGCAACAAAGGTTGCAATAAACGGTTTCGGCCGAATCGGCAGAGCCGTAACAAGAATTCTGATGAGCCGCAAGACGAACCTCGAACTGGTCGCCATCAATGACCTGTCAGACGCAAAGAGTTTAGCGCATCTGTTCAAGTATGATACGGTCGAAGGCAAATGGCAGGGCACAGTGGAAGCAAAGGGCACAGACCTTGTAATAAACGGTAAAACCATCAAGGTACTGGCCGTGAAGAACCCGGCGGAACTGCCCTGGAAGAGTATGGGCGTTGATATCGTCGTCGAATCAACGGGCATATTCACAAAGGCAGAATCCGAAAAGGGCGGGTACGGCGACCATATCAAAGCCGGCGCCAAAAAGGTTGTCCTGACCGTCCCGGCCAAGGATGATATCGAGGCGACAATCGTGATGGGCGTTAACGACAACAAGCTCACCAAGGATATCAAGTGCGTTTCAAACGCAAGCTGCACGACAAACTGCCTTGCTCCGATTGCGAAGGTCCTCAACGATACGTTCGGCATCGAGAACGGTGTTATGACGACCATTCACGCATATACCAACGACCAGAAAGTGGCTGACCAGATTCACAAAGACCTGCGCCGGGCCAGAGCCGCGGCAGCCAATATAATTCCCACCAGCACAGGCGCGGCCAAGGCAATCGGCAAGGTTGTTCCTGAGCTTGACGGCAAGCTGGACGGCTTTGCGATTCGCGTTCCAATTCCGGTCGGAAGCATTGTTGACCTGGTGGTTAATGTAAAGAAGGATGTTACCGTGACTGCTGTGAACGCCGCGATGAAAAAGGCGGCGGATGGCCCGATGAAGGGCATCCTCGTCTATTGCGATGAGCCAATCGTAAGCTCCGATATCGTCAATAACCCGGCTTCGAGCATCTTCGATTCGCTTTTGACAATGGTAAAGGGCAAAACGATAAAAGCCATAAGCTGGTATGACAATGAGTGGGGCTACTCGAACCGCACCGTCGATATTATGGAAAAAATGGCAAAGATGTAA
- a CDS encoding ABC transporter ATP-binding protein — protein MIKACNLKKRYSKTVALDDVSFEVKRGETFGLLGPNGAGKTTTIRLLCGLLKPDSGVVTVNGKTNPTLVEVRLSLGMVPQTLAIYEELSAEDNLRFFGRIYGLSGRRLKERVSNCLEIAGLTQRRKDKVSKYSGGMKRRLNMVCSLLHEPPLLLLDEPTVGVDPQSRNSIFDTIEAMKKQGRTIIYTTHYMEEAERICDRVAILDYGKILDMDSVRNLIAKHGGLSHIEAEFEKPPSDLDKIRQLVGNSNIQFEETKIRFETPRPMESLAMLNRSGIHLQSLKIQTANLEDVFLNLTGRRLRD, from the coding sequence ATGATTAAAGCCTGCAATCTAAAAAAGCGATACAGTAAAACTGTTGCCCTGGACGATGTGAGCTTCGAGGTCAAAAGGGGCGAAACCTTCGGCCTGCTCGGACCCAACGGAGCTGGAAAGACAACCACCATTCGGCTGCTTTGTGGACTCCTGAAACCAGACAGCGGGGTAGTTACAGTAAATGGCAAAACCAACCCGACTCTCGTCGAGGTGCGTTTGTCTTTGGGGATGGTGCCGCAAACCCTGGCGATATACGAGGAACTCTCTGCTGAAGATAATCTGCGCTTCTTCGGCAGGATATACGGATTAAGCGGACGGCGGTTAAAAGAGCGAGTCAGCAATTGCCTCGAAATAGCAGGCCTTACGCAGCGAAGGAAAGATAAGGTCTCCAAATACAGCGGCGGAATGAAACGCCGGCTTAATATGGTCTGCTCCCTTTTGCACGAGCCGCCCCTTCTGCTGCTCGATGAGCCTACCGTCGGAGTCGACCCGCAGTCCCGCAATTCGATTTTCGATACTATCGAAGCTATGAAAAAGCAGGGCAGAACGATTATCTATACCACGCACTATATGGAGGAAGCAGAGCGTATTTGCGATAGGGTGGCAATTCTTGACTACGGCAAAATTCTGGATATGGATAGTGTCCGTAATCTTATCGCCAAACACGGAGGCCTGTCTCATATTGAGGCTGAATTTGAAAAACCCCCGTCAGACCTCGACAAAATAAGGCAGTTAGTTGGTAACAGCAATATTCAGTTTGAAGAAACAAAAATCAGGTTCGAGACTCCCCGGCCGATGGAATCTCTGGCAATGCTCAACCGCAGCGGAATACATCTTCAATCGCTGAAAATCCAAACCGCGAATCTTGAAGATGTCTTTCTTAACCTAACCGGGCGGAGGCTTCGAGATTGA
- the tilS gene encoding tRNA lysidine(34) synthetase TilS — MLLEFEKKVAGFIEANGLFDPADKILLAVSGGADSTALLYAMCATKAEKILRGDILCAHINHQLRGSESDGDEAFVIAQADKLNLAVITKRLDVRGFAHKNKLSIETAARRLRIERLLDIAKTNNCRWVATAHQKDDNAETIIQRLVRGTGFRGLGGIWPVRTFAEAIGFVRPLLCVRRDEIVEYLSKRSLKWREDRTNDDCKYRRNFIRHRLLPVLQQQCKGSIVEQLTELSQSAQRFYSLVCSSAEKIWPQSADCAADKVTLDLKSFLAQHPAVRVEMARRSLVYLGSGEGDLTQQHYERVLQLSQQKTSGKQVELPDGFLVWREYGKLIFARRQENDSAEKRIDKAVELQIPGLTQFDSFSVEVTVLETDKKRFEKFKREKSNLIEWFDLDNVKLPLVVRCREQGDRFVPLGLREEKKVGKFLTAAKTPQEIREKAIIIADAERIIWVWPVRICEQAKVTSGTRKILQLQVADAKIAD; from the coding sequence ATGCTGCTGGAATTTGAAAAAAAAGTGGCAGGCTTTATAGAAGCGAACGGTCTTTTTGACCCGGCGGATAAAATTTTGTTAGCTGTATCCGGCGGAGCTGATTCGACCGCTCTTTTATATGCCATGTGCGCGACAAAGGCTGAGAAAATCTTAAGGGGTGATATTCTTTGCGCTCATATAAATCATCAGTTAAGAGGCTCAGAAAGCGACGGTGATGAGGCTTTTGTTATTGCGCAGGCAGATAAACTGAACCTGGCTGTAATAACGAAGCGGCTGGATGTGCGAGGGTTTGCCCATAAAAACAAACTATCAATTGAAACGGCCGCGCGCAGATTGCGGATTGAGAGGTTGCTTGATATTGCGAAAACCAATAATTGCAGGTGGGTGGCGACTGCTCATCAAAAAGACGACAATGCTGAAACGATTATACAACGACTGGTTCGCGGGACAGGCTTTCGCGGCCTTGGTGGTATCTGGCCGGTGAGGACATTTGCCGAGGCAATCGGTTTTGTAAGGCCGCTGCTTTGTGTCAGGCGGGATGAGATTGTAGAGTATCTAAGCAAACGGAGCTTAAAATGGCGGGAGGACAGGACGAATGATGATTGTAAATACAGGCGCAACTTCATTCGTCATCGGCTGCTTCCGGTGTTGCAGCAGCAGTGCAAAGGTTCTATCGTAGAGCAATTGACAGAACTATCCCAATCAGCACAAAGGTTTTATAGTTTGGTTTGCAGCAGTGCAGAGAAAATCTGGCCGCAGTCGGCAGATTGTGCTGCGGATAAGGTTACGCTGGATTTGAAAAGTTTTTTGGCTCAGCATCCGGCAGTAAGAGTTGAAATGGCCCGGAGAAGCTTGGTTTATTTGGGAAGCGGCGAGGGGGATTTGACACAGCAGCACTATGAAAGAGTATTACAATTATCACAGCAAAAAACAAGCGGTAAACAAGTCGAATTGCCGGACGGATTCCTGGTTTGGCGCGAATACGGGAAGTTGATTTTTGCTCGTCGCCAGGAAAACGATTCCGCCGAGAAGCGTATCGACAAAGCAGTTGAGTTACAAATTCCTGGGTTGACACAATTCGACAGCTTCTCGGTAGAAGTGACTGTTTTGGAAACCGATAAAAAACGGTTCGAGAAATTTAAACGTGAGAAGTCGAATTTGATTGAGTGGTTTGATTTGGATAATGTAAAGCTGCCGTTAGTTGTTCGCTGCCGTGAGCAGGGGGATAGATTTGTTCCTTTGGGTTTGCGAGAAGAGAAAAAAGTAGGCAAATTCCTGACAGCCGCGAAGACGCCGCAGGAGATACGCGAAAAAGCGATTATTATTGCTGATGCCGAGAGGATAATCTGGGTTTGGCCGGTTAGAATATGTGAGCAGGCCAAAGTCACAAGCGGTACCCGGAAAATCCTTCAATTACAAGTTGCTGACGCTAAAATAGCGGATTAG
- a CDS encoding ABC transporter permease, which produces MKKVFFLAIKDLKVLISNKSNIFWVFAFPTLFALFFGAVYSGAGKEPSGMKIAVVNEDNSEFSNSYISKLQSYEALEISLSGRDQAVEQVRKGKVAAAVVVKKGFGDGLEALLDSDEPKIEIASDPSRKMESSYLQGLLAKAQFEALGEKSTDRNWMRSQIGLWRDDVKDVNDAKQATLYSNFFDSFDTLLKDVNEKDYKSGFGGEMLNFAKLDVNREHEGPTASFQITFPQCLLWGILMCTSTFAISIVKERTNGTFERLRVGPIGLAHILAGKGLACFITCALMTCALYALARAIFKMPIGSLPLFILAVTCTLLCFVGLMMFICTLGRTEQSVGAAGWSILMIMGMLGGAMLPLIFMPSWLRPFSHISPVKWSIFAIEGAIWRNFALVEMVTPCLILLSIGTAAFLLGVVSLRRQDK; this is translated from the coding sequence ATGAAGAAAGTGTTTTTCCTTGCCATCAAAGACCTGAAAGTACTGATAAGCAATAAAAGCAACATCTTCTGGGTATTTGCTTTTCCTACCCTGTTCGCACTGTTTTTCGGCGCTGTATATTCCGGCGCCGGCAAAGAACCATCGGGGATGAAAATCGCCGTAGTTAACGAGGACAACTCCGAGTTTTCCAACTCTTACATATCAAAACTGCAGTCTTACGAGGCATTGGAAATAAGTCTCTCCGGCCGTGACCAGGCCGTCGAGCAGGTCAGAAAAGGTAAAGTAGCCGCAGCTGTTGTTGTCAAAAAAGGTTTCGGAGACGGCCTCGAAGCACTCCTTGATAGTGATGAACCGAAAATAGAGATAGCGTCGGACCCGTCGCGTAAGATGGAAAGCAGCTATCTTCAGGGGCTTCTCGCCAAGGCGCAATTTGAGGCCCTCGGCGAGAAATCCACCGACCGAAATTGGATGAGAAGTCAGATTGGCCTCTGGCGTGATGATGTTAAAGATGTAAATGATGCGAAACAAGCTACACTATACTCCAATTTCTTTGACTCATTTGACACCCTGCTGAAAGATGTGAACGAGAAAGACTACAAGTCAGGATTTGGCGGCGAAATGCTTAACTTCGCTAAACTGGATGTAAACAGAGAACATGAAGGCCCAACTGCATCATTCCAGATTACGTTTCCACAATGCCTGCTCTGGGGAATTCTTATGTGCACATCAACATTCGCGATTTCGATTGTAAAGGAACGCACCAATGGAACCTTTGAGCGTTTGCGCGTCGGCCCGATTGGACTTGCTCATATTCTCGCAGGTAAAGGCCTCGCGTGCTTTATAACTTGTGCCCTGATGACCTGCGCCCTCTATGCCCTTGCAAGGGCAATTTTCAAAATGCCGATAGGCAGCCTGCCGCTTTTTATCCTCGCGGTAACCTGCACACTGTTATGCTTTGTCGGCCTTATGATGTTTATATGCACATTGGGACGCACCGAGCAAAGCGTCGGCGCAGCGGGATGGTCCATACTTATGATTATGGGTATGCTCGGCGGTGCTATGTTGCCGCTTATTTTTATGCCGTCATGGCTGCGACCGTTCAGCCACATCAGTCCCGTTAAATGGAGTATCTTCGCCATCGAAGGCGCCATCTGGCGCAACTTCGCACTCGTGGAAATGGTAACCCCCTGCCTGATTTTACTGTCAATCGGAACCGCCGCCTTCCTGCTCGGCGTAGTTTCCCTCCGAAGACAGGATAAATAA
- a CDS encoding N-6 DNA methylase, whose protein sequence is MANSLLEFGAILPPLLEQQISPPYRIVARHLAYLQKWREYLLWMWTGDTDKNTDKTNVQRSVDEFLSTILLIDFVGRSYPTMIPTVEEVLKIIKKPTAFDLCEAVYNQVSCKLLKAVFSPNSLIGPMIEPLKNVELSSLNNISEVVETLYGSRILITLLGDFHQLCLEYPVADKTVCKKSSGRHGKGIYYTPAALVDYIAFHTLRKVFHKLAPEQIKYLRIFDPSCGYGVFLIASFRFILEWFRTSSRLSLQESLELLESMIHGIDIDECAVHWTHKLLLLTVLDFYIHKGISNDDIRNLKIPNLVENIICRDFLEEQPLKNEAYHIIIGGPPFVRVQELYKSDAVKVNSYKRSYETAKEGQFDLYMLFIERAIKLLVDQGHLSMSVSNTFLRSGSGRALRKLITDKCAIREIIEFEDNKLYPNASAQIAAIMLQKTTKRNTTRHVFVKGRGGLRRKLSGIGKQDGNAFLQIRELSATACASEDWSLKSESEANLLGKIESVGIQLGKLPISIRFGTATGADKVFLLKNVDHLDSKKVLAESRFLDDIFVLESSILRPVLRGRHIREYTTPKPKTLCIFPYDEAGNLIAEDELRVKFPCTYRYLKCCQSYLRSRKLKHNQPWYAFRSEHVSDVTRSPKIIASAVNSGGGFALDQGQHLFCNNSVILIRPDEKIVNPYFLLAVLNSKVFWTWAQHRMPTLGSGWRSYRVSTLRNFPIPTLLHSQYNQLFKDVVDLAAKLLNEKLNERDRISTLSSIDNIVSYLYGIKTKNY, encoded by the coding sequence GTGGCTAACTCTTTATTGGAATTTGGGGCTATTCTACCGCCTTTACTTGAACAACAGATTTCTCCACCATATAGAATTGTTGCACGCCACCTTGCTTATCTTCAAAAGTGGCGAGAGTATTTGTTGTGGATGTGGACAGGTGATACAGATAAGAACACAGATAAGACAAATGTCCAACGGTCGGTCGACGAGTTTCTCTCCACAATTCTGCTCATAGACTTTGTTGGGCGTTCATATCCTACGATGATTCCAACTGTTGAGGAAGTTCTAAAAATTATTAAAAAACCCACCGCTTTTGACCTCTGTGAGGCGGTTTACAATCAAGTATCTTGCAAACTACTCAAAGCAGTATTTAGTCCCAATAGTTTGATAGGCCCGATGATAGAGCCTCTAAAAAATGTGGAATTATCATCTTTAAATAATATCTCAGAAGTTGTCGAAACCTTATATGGTTCTCGAATACTAATTACTCTCTTGGGCGACTTTCACCAATTATGCTTAGAGTATCCAGTTGCAGACAAAACGGTTTGCAAAAAAAGCTCAGGCCGCCATGGAAAAGGCATATATTACACTCCGGCTGCCCTAGTAGATTACATTGCGTTCCATACCCTTAGGAAGGTTTTTCATAAATTAGCACCAGAGCAGATTAAATACTTGCGAATTTTTGACCCTTCCTGTGGTTATGGAGTTTTTTTAATAGCATCTTTTCGCTTTATACTTGAGTGGTTCAGAACATCATCTCGCCTTTCATTACAGGAAAGCCTTGAACTTCTTGAATCTATGATTCATGGCATAGACATAGATGAATGCGCAGTTCACTGGACACATAAATTACTTCTACTAACGGTTTTGGATTTTTATATCCACAAAGGTATAAGCAATGATGATATTCGAAACCTAAAGATACCAAACCTCGTGGAGAATATCATTTGCAGGGACTTCCTTGAGGAGCAGCCTTTAAAAAACGAGGCCTACCACATAATCATCGGCGGCCCTCCCTTTGTCCGGGTGCAGGAACTTTATAAATCGGACGCTGTAAAGGTAAACAGTTATAAGCGGAGTTATGAAACGGCAAAAGAGGGACAGTTTGACCTGTATATGCTTTTTATCGAAAGAGCGATTAAACTATTAGTCGATCAGGGCCATTTAAGCATGAGTGTGTCTAACACATTTTTGCGATCTGGAAGTGGTCGCGCACTTCGCAAATTAATCACAGACAAATGTGCTATCCGTGAAATTATCGAATTCGAGGACAATAAATTATATCCCAATGCCTCAGCTCAGATTGCTGCAATTATGCTCCAGAAAACCACCAAGAGGAATACTACAAGGCACGTTTTTGTTAAAGGAAGAGGGGGCTTGCGCAGAAAATTAAGCGGAATTGGTAAGCAGGATGGCAATGCATTTTTGCAGATTCGGGAACTGTCTGCTACAGCGTGTGCTTCAGAAGATTGGAGTTTGAAGTCTGAAAGTGAGGCGAATCTGTTGGGTAAAATTGAGTCGGTAGGTATTCAACTCGGTAAGTTGCCAATCTCGATCCGTTTTGGTACGGCAACAGGAGCAGACAAAGTATTCCTGTTAAAAAATGTTGATCATTTAGATTCAAAAAAGGTATTAGCGGAGAGTCGTTTTCTGGATGATATATTTGTGTTGGAATCGTCGATTTTAAGGCCAGTATTACGCGGCCGCCATATTAGGGAATATACCACTCCGAAACCTAAAACGCTGTGCATATTCCCATACGACGAAGCCGGAAACCTAATAGCTGAAGACGAGCTACGGGTAAAATTTCCTTGTACATATAGGTACTTAAAATGCTGTCAATCTTATCTCCGTTCAAGAAAGTTGAAACATAATCAACCTTGGTATGCATTCCGCAGTGAACACGTTTCTGATGTGACACGAAGCCCAAAGATTATTGCAAGTGCAGTTAACTCCGGCGGCGGTTTTGCCTTAGATCAGGGGCAACATCTTTTCTGTAACAATAGCGTCATACTCATACGGCCGGATGAAAAAATCGTTAACCCTTATTTTTTACTTGCTGTTCTCAACAGCAAAGTATTCTGGACTTGGGCTCAACATCGAATGCCAACCTTAGGTTCAGGTTGGCGATCCTATCGAGTCAGTACGCTTCGCAATTTTCCTATACCTACTTTATTACATAGTCAGTATAACCAGTTGTTTAAGGATGTAGTTGATCTTGCTGCCAAATTGTTAAATGAAAAACTCAATGAAAGGGATCGGATAAGCACACTATCCTCAATTGACAATATAGTCAGTTATCTATATGGCATCAAAACCAAAAACTATTAG